A genomic segment from Aegilops tauschii subsp. strangulata cultivar AL8/78 chromosome 1, Aet v6.0, whole genome shotgun sequence encodes:
- the LOC123494369 gene encoding uncharacterized protein, which translates to MRQHKSRQIHVQIHLIDIRNMLQSMGKEIESFPLPDIQEEYDTSIGVTREIFEESTIELNVEDTYLSDSLNSDQRAAYDEIMSAIDRDEGGVFFVDGPGGTGKTFLYRALLAMVRGQKKIAIATATSGVAASIMPGGRTAHSRFKIPLGIDDGGFCSFTKQSGTAKLLQSASLIIWDEASMTKRQAVKALDNSMRDVMSRPDLPFGGKTVVFGGDFRQVLPVVRKGSRAQIINSSLRRSYLWDSMRHLKLVRNMRAHSDPWFAEYLLRIGDSKEETNRDGEVRLPDEICVSRTGKDTDLDTLIDNTFPSLDANTSDPDYITSRAILSTRNDCVDRINLKMISRFQGDEMVYHSFDCAVDDPHNYYPPEFLNTLTPNGLPPHVLKLKINCPVILLRNIDPANGLCNGTRLVVRGFQRNVIDAEIVLGQHAGKRIFLPRIPLCPSDDEMFPFQFKRKQFPIRLSFAMTVNKAQGQTIPNVGIYLPEPVFSHGQLYVALSRSTARKNVKILAVPDAGNKKRNSDDSKKKSSTSSKNESCDYPVGTYTKNIVYKEILTS; encoded by the coding sequence ATGCGGCAGCATAAAAGCCGTCAAATACATGTTCAAATACATCTAATAGATATCAGGAATATGCTACAATCAATGGGCAAGGAGATAGAGTCATTCCCTCTTCCCGATATCCAGGAAGAATATGACACTTCCATCGGTGTGACAAGGGAGATCTTCGAGGAATCCACCATAGAGCTCAATGTTGAGGACACATATCTATCAGATTCACTTAATTCAGATCAGAGGGCCGCATACGATGAAATTATGTCTGCTATTGATCGTGATGAGGGTGGTGTCTTCTTTGTGGATGGGCCTGGAGGCACCGGAAAGACTTTTTTGTACAGAGCACTACTCGCAATGGTACGTGGGCAGAAAAAAATTGCTATAGCGACAGCTACGTCCGGTGTTGCTGCTTCCATAATGCCAGGAGGGAGAACAGCTCATTCACGGTTCAAGATACCGTTAGGCATTGATGATGGTGGGTTTTGTAGCTTTACAAAACAGAGCGGGACTGCAAAGCTCCTACAGTCAGCTTCTCTCATTATTTGGGATGAGGCTTCCATGACAAAGAGGCAGGCAGTGAAGGCGTTGGACAACAGTATGCGCGACGTGATGAGCCGACCAGACCTGCCGTTCGGAGGAAAGACAGTTGTGTTCGGTGGAGATTTCAGACAAGTCCTCCCTGTTGTCCGTAAGGGGTCTAGGGCTCAGATAATTAATTCATCGCTGCGTAGGTCTTACCTTTGGGATTCCATGCGTCACCTTAAGTTGGTACGCAATATGAGGGCACATAGTGACCCATGGTTTGCAGAATATCTATTGCGCATTGGTGATAGTAAGGAGGAGACAAATCGAGATGGCGAGGTCCGCCTTCCAGACGAGATATGTGTGTCAAGAACTGGGAAGGACACTGACCTTGATACACTGATAGACAATACTTTTCCTAGCCTCGATGCTAACACGTCAGACCCAGACTACATCACCTCCAGAGCAATCTTGTCGACGCGGAATGATTGCGTGGATAGGATTAATTTGAAGATGATCAGTCGATTCCAAGGAGATGAGATGGTGTACCATAGTTTTGATTGTGCGGTTGACGACCCTCATAACTACTATCCTCCTGAATTCCTTAACACATTGACCCCTAATGGGCTGCCCCCGCATGTGTTGAAGCTCAAGATTAACTGCCCTGTCATATTGCTCAGGAACATTGACCCCGCGAACGGACTTTGCAATGGCACGAGGCTGGTGGTTCGAGGATTCCAAAGGAATGTCATCGATGCAGAAATTGTCCTTGGCCAACATGCTGGAAAAAGGATCTTCTTGCCAAGGATTCCCCTTTGCCCCTCTGATGATGAGATGTTTCCTTTTCAGTTCAAGAGGAAGCAATTTCCAATAAGGCTCAGCTTCGCCATGACGGTTAACAAGGCACAGGGGCAAACTATCCCGAATGTCGGTATTTACTTGCCCGAGCCAGTGTTCTCTCACGGGCAGTTGTATGTTGCACTATCTAGATCCACCGCTAGAAAGAATGTCAAGATTCTTGCCGTCCCTGATGCTGGTAATAAGAAAAGAAACTCCGATGACAGCAAAAAGAAGAGTTCAACTAGCAGCAAAAACGAGAGCTGCGATTATCCTGTTGGTACGTACACGAAGAACATCGTCTATAAAGAGATCCTTACATCATAG
- the LOC109764402 gene encoding ubiquitin-like-specific protease ESD4, whose product MSVAPAEMDLNEIKENACAINFTEMKEYIMSFPSKTKLVNIHDTTLTRRDLECLLEDEIWVESEVINAYIYCLRVQDKFCTAGARVFLETTYDSGILKRDGEIPISLESHHHIVEKVLKYLQHDMLFIPINMNQTHWYLSVVNIEQREIQVLDSFGSRMSRADLQLTLQGLEAHLKIASKMNGFNLGTWPDIDVTRWTIKEYIQDRIQSDGSSCGLFMLQFIEYWTGHKLSHPVTQEDVKPFRQKVAIILHESDLNNIKGTPEYHNPADDIIDTDGVEILDPPPAMVVLRMPLNKNELLCKLRGHIMSIHNADSREKEWIRSSKPYPLSISLRQLQDLLKNTRAIDVDSFNMVVRVNATDDIQWAKDTPYHYMDLRFSVSY is encoded by the exons ATGTCCGTCGCACCCGCCGAG ATGGATCTGAATGAGATAAAAGAAAATGCATGTGCTATTAATTTTACTGAAATGAAGGAATACATCATGTCCTTCCCTAGCAAAACCAAGTTAGTGAATATCCATGACACAACCTTGACACGTCGAGATTTGGAATGTCTTTTAGAAGATGAGATATGGGTGGAGAGCGAG GTCATAAATGCATATATTTACTGTCTAAGGGTCCAGGATAAATTTTGTACAGCGGGTGCACGTGTATTCTTGGAAACTACATATGATTCAGGAATACTTAAGCGAGATGGTGAAATTCCTATAAGCCTTGAGAGTCATCACCACATCGTTGAAAAGGTGCTTAAGTATCTACAGCATGACATG TTGTTCATTCCAATCAATATGAACCAAACGCATTGGTATCTATCTGTTGTCAATATCGAACAACGCGAGATACAAGTACTCGATTCTTTTGGTTCTCGAATGAGCCGAGCTGATCTACAACTTACG CTTCAGGGGCTTGAGGCGCATCTAAAGATTGCTTCTAAGATGAATGGGTTTAACCTAGGTACTTGGCCAGATATTGATGTAACTAGATGGACTATAAAAGAGTATATTCAAGATCGAATTCAATCTGATGG ATCATCTTGCGGCTTGTTCATGCTACAATTCATTGAATACTGGACAGGACACAAACTGTCACATCCTGTTACACAG GAAGATGTCAAACCCTTCAGGCAAAAAGTAGCAATCATTCTCCATGAATCAGATCTGAACAATATAAAAGGAACTCCTGAGTACCATAATCCAGCAGACGATATAATAGATACTGACGGTGTTGAAATATTGGACCCGCCACCTGCCATGGTTGTTCTGAGAATGCCACTTAATAAAAATGAGCTACTTTGCAAACTTCGAGGTCATATCATGTCCATTCATAATGCAGATTCCCGAGA GAAAGAATGGATCCGTAGCTCCAAGCCCTACCCACTAAGTATAAGTCTTAGACAACTACAAGACTTACTAAAGAATACACGGGCTATTGATGTCGACAGTTTTAACATGGTTGTTCGAGTAAATGCTACAGACGACATTCAATGGGCTAAAGACACTCCATATCACTATATGGATCTCAGATTTTCTGTAAGTTATTAA